Proteins from a single region of Nitrospiria bacterium:
- a CDS encoding helix-hairpin-helix domain-containing protein, with the protein MTNQQIADAFRAIADRLQLGGANPYRVRAYRIAATNLERSRDSAADLAGRGQLKKIHGIGRELERKILEGLKTGAIREPEGNVPASETIPFECPGLDPKLALLLYKRFQIENLQDLEQLARSRLLRTLPELGTELEHRILAGLENLKKNEHPLQSP; encoded by the coding sequence ATGACGAATCAACAAATCGCGGACGCGTTCCGGGCCATCGCGGATCGATTGCAGCTGGGGGGGGCCAATCCCTACCGGGTCCGGGCCTACCGGATCGCCGCGACGAATCTCGAACGCTCGAGGGATTCGGCGGCCGACCTCGCCGGTCGCGGACAGTTAAAAAAGATCCACGGGATCGGCCGGGAGCTGGAACGAAAAATTCTTGAAGGGCTTAAAACGGGCGCCATCCGTGAACCCGAGGGCAACGTTCCGGCGTCCGAAACGATTCCGTTCGAATGTCCCGGCCTCGATCCAAAACTGGCCCTGCTGCTCTACAAACGATTTCAGATCGAAAACCTCCAGGATCTTGAACAACTCGCCCGATCCCGTCTGCTTCGAACGCTTCCGGAACTGGGGACCGAATTGGAGCACCGGATCTTGGCGGGATTGGAGAACTTAAAAAAGAATGAGCATCCTTTGCAATCTCCCTAA